The genomic window ataacaagattaaatcataaggaaagaggactgttgaccggatgtgtcggaccatccagataccagagcAATTtagggtctctgatctgagggtcagatttaagtgatttgatcaagaaatcgtgaagcacatattgaattaaggtcaagatcaatccataagattctttaataatgaatttgaaagatccttgatatgatcaaatgaggttgacatacagcacggatatcaaagtaacttcggatcatcttgttagagtcaatatgaaccctTAAAAAATAAAGGCATGACTCGGTACAGGAtttatagaccttcttagagagagaaagtcgatcatgagagagaaagcagagagagaaagtggagagagaatcttcgtattcttcaaaagtggcaatcatggttgagatcatcagaggttatatcagggtgacttaatatggattaaccatgatcgatgttatcaatttcgaataaggatcggatcgagatccaatctactgcacgaattttggagcagtctcagatcatcatattttcatctcaaatttctcctaggatctgtgatgcaatcagagagagagaatgatcctagagagataaaatttattaaaaaaaataaaagatctagagagaaaataaggagaaaatctagagagagaaaatagagagagaaggtagagagaggaagtccaattctagagagagaaagacttaagagagagagatgagagaaactttctctcacatatatttattattattatttctttttctttttctttttcctttttttttctttttctttttctttttctttttcttttttttttcttttttcttcttcctacggccttcttgggccgaaacaggggaagaccgtgaggtcccccccctcggtggcttggGCTCTGATGGGATGGTGGCTTGGCCAGAGGTCTGGCAACGACGGCCGACCATGCAAAGCCGATCGGCGACGGGGTTCGGTCGGCaagctttccttcttttttttttcgaaaaaatagAGGATCCGTCCCTTCTTCATGATTTCCGACCATGGGTTGGTCGCCGGCAGCCAAACActcaagaaaagagagagagatggatggGGGTCCAATCTCGGGAATGAGACGTTGAAATCGACGGcaccggtggccggaaaagagagaaACGTGGCCGATCGAATAGGGATTTCACGCTTCATGGATTTTCTGGTGATCTCGATGGCCGGCGAGGGATCTAAAATCatggggagaaagaaaagagggagaggaaggaagattgaacccttactTGAATttcggtggcctcttcgaccttcaatttTCGATGAACACAAGAAGAGGGTGCTGTGGCTTCCAAGGGAAAAAGAGAGGAATTTGACCTCAACGATCGTCGGTGGAGAattgagagggagaggagaggcttatttatagagggttCTAGTGTTCTAAGGGTCCTAGAACCCTTCTCCGATCAGGATTcattggagaagaagactcctaaagggagtcttcttccgttcttttttttttttgattgtgggctgattctgggtccaattgggccgggttatcacacggACCTTCTTTTGATGTCTTAAGCAATCTCGTCCGATCAGACTATCGATGGATGCTTGGCTGGGATCTGAGAAGAAGAGGTTAGATCCGATAGCGAGTAATCCCCGTAACAAACACCAACAGAATAAAAGAGATGTTTTATGTAATaaagcaaaatatttttaaataaaataatatcgaaAAAATAGTTATAAATAGATCCTAATTTCTTGTCTTTCCTCGTATCTCCTGTATAATGTCAGCAAACTAAtttaaaaagagaaatagagcAAATGGTTGGAGGGTACCTTTCAGTTGTGGATGGACCATAGCTGTCAGAGATTTTAGTGAGCATTGGAAGATTATAGATAGACTAGTATCCTAATTCTGTTGGAGGTGCTTTGAAATTTGCTATATTTATATGTAGATATCCGTACATTAAACCAATGGATTTTAATATTGTAAGACAGGTATGGTTTCAATATCTTGATTAGCTTCACGTTTTGTTATTTTAAATAGGGACTATGGAGTATTGCTTTGGCACCAAGACAATCATTAGTGGCCTTTTGTTAAgacatcaaatattttttaaaaattagcacgacaataaaaataattttagcagCAAATTATCCATGACATGTCttattatatgccataaaaaatatctttttgctgTATTATAGGACAAATGCCACTGTATGctaacaaatattttttaattaatgatattttattgTATATATTACTATAAACTTGCACTCTATGGTGTGTAACTTGAAGTATTAGGAATTGAAATAGTTATTATAGTATTTAACTAATATATCAGTAAATCATATCATAAGttataagattttaaaatattgttaCTAAATTTTAAATTGTTAATTTGGGTTGGGTGGCATCAAGGCCATCAAATATATTATTACACAAATCGTGGTGGTCATCAAATCTCTCATGATTGGAATCTCTTCTGGTACAAATATTTACAATAAATTAACATATTTTCTTAGCATTACTATATAGGCCATTAGTTCAATCGATcttgtattaaaatattaaaaatcaaaagttatttaaaataacctttaatataataaattagcaTTTTTATAAAaactcattattattttttaatatagatAAGTAAAAATAATCATGCATTAACAATTCTTAAAGTGCTTGTAAAATACTATATATGAATATGATGATGCacaaaagtaattttttaaatattttcaatgataaaactttgaagatatcataaaaataaaataaagtttatttttaatttttgtgaaaaagaaaatttttaaaataaatatttaatgatATGAATAAATGTTAGTAAGTTAAATAAATTGTTCATAAAGTTATGACTTAGCGATTAAGAACTTCAATTCAGATAAAGGATCAATGGtttatttttgagaattttttaccAGCATATATAATTGAACAAATATAAtgctataattaaaattttaagggCACTTATATATACCGCTAAAAtagaaatttttattaatattttttaaaatactaataattaattattgacattatcgtaagctttcGACAATTAGGCAAGTGCTGGAATATTGCACTACCGCTATGCTTGAAACTCATAGTTTAAAGGACATAATTACACTAAAGACATCATGATTTAAACATGAAACATGCATCATAATCTGATAGAGAGCTAGAAAGTGCATGTTTGCACAATTCCCTCCTCAAAATCTTTCCAGCTGCTGACTTTGGTATCGAGTCAACAAATGCAACTTTGCGTATCTTCTTATATGGTGCGACCTACAGCAAACGCATGCAGTGTATAATTGTTAGCCTCGAAGCTTTGCTTCCTGAGTACAAGCACTTTTATTGCATTTATATAAAAAACCAAAAGAATGTGATTGGATGTTCAGGTTTTCATATTCAAAGCATACCTTCTTTACAACAAAATCAATAATTTCTGCTTCACTGAGTTTGCTTCCAGGTTGCTCACCACAACTTGCTTATGATTGGTACCTATTTATGCCAAACCTAAATTTGTTTATCTCAAATCGACTGTAAACCTGATCATAATTGGCCATTTCTACTCTAACCTAACGTAGCCTTATTCAACCCAATATATATTTATGTcttcaattcatatataattgaCTTGTATGCTGTACATAATTACCACTTGGTAGGATTTGACTTAGATTGAGATTCCAATTTGTCATAAAAAGCCAAATTTTGATAAATTCATACAACTGTTCCAAATAGGTGACAATGAGGTATGGCACATAAAAAGACAAATAATAATCATGCCTTTGCatgctacccaaaaaaaaaaaaagaaaagaaaaaaaacagagagagaccTGTCCAAGGGATGTGCCAACTCCAACATTGAAGAGCTTTGATACAGCTTTTCAGAAAGGTTAATATCCTTCTCCTCGATAAATGTTCACTGCTATTAATCAAATACACAAAAGCTTAACACAAGGCATAAATGAAACACGATCCTTTCAAGCTTTTACCAATCAAGCAAGTGCTAGGATGCACCGTTGCTGTGCTTGAAACTCATAGTTTATAGGAGATTGTTGCAATAAAAGACATCATGATCTAGATATGGAGCTAGAAAGTGCTTGTTTGCTCAATTCCCTCCTCAAGATCTTTCCAGTTGCTGATTTTGGTATTGAGTCAACAAATGCGACTTTATGTATCTTTCTATGTGGTGCAACCTATAGCAAATGCATCGAAACATATAATTGTTAGCCTTATTAAGCTTTGTTTCCTTGAGTATAAGCACTtctatttcattaaaaaaaaataataataataaaagaatgaTTGGAAGTTCAAGTTTTCATATTTAAAGCACACCTTCTTTGCAACAAAATCAATAATCTCTGCTTCACTGAGGTTGCTTCCTGGTTGTCTCACCACAAATGCCATTGGTATTTGCCCTGCTTCTTCATGTGGGTACCTATTATTTTCAAACATAGAATGATAGGAAGCAAAGCATAGAGCAAATTATGTAGTACTTTTAATCTCTACATTGAAATGAAAGCTGCTCGAAGATAGCTCTTTCCAGTTTACACCTTCTACCTTTCACTGTCAAATGACCATCAAATGATGGTGGGGAATTATAACAGAAATTCTTAATATGTCTAAAGCAAGCCTAAAGCAGCCAGCGCAAGTGCATATCGTAGTAAATCACTGACCATGACTAACTATTatcattataaattaaaattttacagtatccATTTTTTCTGGAAAAAAATATGCTGGTTCCACTATTATCACCATATTAAGATGTTGACTTTCACAAAGATAGTGCATCATATATGTTATAAATATGTTTTAAACAAATATTCAAATCATGTCTTGTATACACAGTATATGCACAATAAAATTAGAAACTGCTAAATGCCATAAAGGTTTaactagaaatcaaatttttttaacatgATTTGCTTCGGAGAAGCTAAAGGAATGATATCACATAAGCATTAGAAATGAAATTTTGTAGATAAATGAAACTTTTTGCATGTAATCTTCAAAAAGGAGCACAGGGTGGCAAACTTTTTTGTTGGTATTACTAAGAGtgtagaattaagataatttaagAACTAAGAAATATTTAAAAGTAAGCTAATTCATGAAACAACATAAAGGACTTAGGAACACATATTTAGTGAGAACTTTTACCAAAACATTATAATGGTTATGATAGAATACTCTTTCCAGGTGAAATATGATTAGAATATTATCTCTCtaattaatatttgataaatCATATTCATAAATCAATTCTAATTTATTATCTTGAATTACTATGCAATAATCTCTAATACCTTACACCTTTTCTATCCACCAAAATtataagtcaaaaaaaaagagagaggcaaGTTTGGTAATTAGGTGAGGTTCTGATGTTCAGAAACCTACGGAACTACAGCAGCCTCCACGATTTCTGGTAAGGACTGTAACAAAAGCTCCAATTCAGCAGGTGCAACCTGCAACAAGGAAATAATGCTAAATGAGTAAGTCTGTATGTAAACCAAGCTCGAATAAAATCTGCAGATAAGCAATCACATACCGGGTAAGCCTTGTATTTAATCAACTCCTTCAACCTATCCACAATGTAAAGAAAACCGTCATGATCAAAGTAACACAGATCACCTGTCTTCAGCCAACCATCAGAATCAAAGGTCGAAGCATT from Elaeis guineensis isolate ETL-2024a chromosome 9, EG11, whole genome shotgun sequence includes these protein-coding regions:
- the LOC140851726 gene encoding 4-coumarate--CoA ligase-like 7 — its product is MKGYVGDDEANASTFDSDGWLKTGDLCYFDHDGFLYIVDRLKELIKYKAYPVAPAELELLLQSLPEIVEAAVVPYPHEEAGQIPMAFVVRQPGSNLSEAEIIDFVAKKVAPHRKIHKVAFVDSIPKSATGKILRRELSKQALSSSISRS